A region of Syntrophorhabdaceae bacterium DNA encodes the following proteins:
- a CDS encoding tetratricopeptide repeat protein, which produces MDAVTYPDTRVSTFVTETVVPVRVPADAEPLATDFTLRWTPTLIILDREGKEHARTVGFIAPEEFIPTILAGMARAYIDLKQFDPAIKHLETIINSYPQSFAAPEAIFYRAVCGYKTAHDVSGLKRAYERLTKEHPKSEWTSRALPYRLLP; this is translated from the coding sequence ATGGATGCGGTCACGTATCCCGACACCAGGGTATCAACATTTGTTACCGAAACCGTGGTTCCGGTCAGGGTCCCGGCTGACGCCGAACCATTAGCAACAGATTTCACCCTGAGGTGGACGCCCACGCTTATTATTCTTGACAGGGAAGGCAAGGAACACGCCCGCACCGTGGGGTTTATTGCGCCCGAAGAATTCATACCCACGATCCTCGCGGGAATGGCCAGGGCATATATAGACCTGAAACAGTTCGATCCCGCTATCAAGCATCTCGAGACCATAATCAACAGTTACCCCCAGAGCTTTGCCGCGCCGGAGGCGATTTTCTATCGGGCGGTATGCGGCTACAAGACGGCCCACGACGTTTCAGGTCTCAAGAGAGCCTACGAAAGATTGACTAAAGAGCACCCCAAAAGCGAATGGACCTCGCGTGCGCTTCCGTACCGGCTGCTGCCGTGA
- a CDS encoding ATP-binding protein: MDRQTEDEMEPQSALILGKLKEPARLDTIEKLVGFVSRLTREHGYSDERIVEVEKAFTEVVSNIVNYAFRDVSGDIEISCTLDRVGRMVFKIIDWGKPFNMLLASDPLFKDEFVEEGMPQPSARLIKKLAETAEYQRLDNLNYFYITFSPVTKQR, encoded by the coding sequence GTGGACAGACAGACTGAAGACGAGATGGAGCCGCAGAGCGCACTGATCCTGGGCAAGTTAAAAGAGCCTGCACGCCTTGATACTATAGAAAAACTGGTGGGATTCGTATCGCGCCTGACGAGGGAGCACGGCTATAGCGACGAGAGGATTGTCGAAGTGGAGAAGGCATTCACGGAGGTTGTTTCGAATATCGTCAACTACGCCTTTCGGGATGTAAGTGGTGACATAGAAATATCGTGTACCCTTGACAGGGTCGGCCGGATGGTCTTCAAAATCATCGATTGGGGCAAGCCTTTCAACATGCTCCTTGCCAGCGACCCTCTGTTCAAAGACGAATTCGTGGAAGAGGGTATGCCTCAGCCCTCAGCCCGTCTCATAAAAAAGCTTGCTGAGACCGCTGAATACCAACGCCTGGATAATCTGAACTACTTCTATATCACCTTTTCTCCCGTGACCAAACAAAGGTAG
- the hflX gene encoding GTPase HflX, whose amino-acid sequence MCADGDRQRTRRKRIEGIIDIHGNTQGLNHLIKRRLLNLYTRRVQPAEIISFDLAKQIMDLSREISRQIGLVINRRGLIEYVIVGDNHRIELPPLATERVGRARFRGVRFIHTHVNGEYLSKEDLNDLALLKLDLVASITLRRAERYYTIHIGYLVPENREGKIWDFMEPQPIEDLDVDFTGFITDLESEFVRERGRFYTVRRGEDQCVIVCVVFPGRDKHVGERIAEMGDLCHSAGMQVLDTVVQRPKELNPKYLIGKGKIEEIVMKCQQIGADLLVFDEGLTPGQINSISLMTELKVIDRNQLILDIFARKANTREAMIQVELAQLQYILPRLAGKNTALSRLTGGIGGRGPGETKLEVDKRRIRDKISFLENKLIEIRKVREKKRERRRYSHLPIVSIVGYTNSGKSTLMNLLTKSTVEAEDKPFSTLNPTTRTIKYPERKPIIMTDTVGFINELPEVLLKAFVATLEELEDAHLLLHLVDISAPDFEERILAVEDILKRLNLGHKKRLIVLNKIDRADRAIIGNIEKRYDAVLISCIRKEGIERLMNRIESMLATQNHADVGALEPSFG is encoded by the coding sequence TTGTGCGCGGATGGAGATCGACAGAGAACTCGTCGCAAGCGCATAGAGGGCATCATCGACATACACGGTAATACCCAGGGGCTCAACCACCTCATCAAAAGAAGGCTCCTCAATCTTTACACAAGACGGGTACAACCAGCCGAGATCATCTCCTTTGATCTGGCCAAACAGATCATGGACCTTTCCAGGGAGATTTCGAGGCAGATCGGCCTTGTGATCAACCGCAGGGGTCTCATCGAATACGTGATTGTCGGCGACAACCACCGGATCGAACTGCCCCCTCTCGCCACGGAGCGAGTGGGCAGGGCCCGCTTCAGGGGTGTCCGCTTCATTCATACCCACGTGAACGGTGAATACCTTTCCAAGGAAGACCTAAACGATCTCGCATTGCTTAAGCTCGACCTTGTTGCCTCCATCACTCTCCGCCGGGCAGAGAGATATTATACGATCCACATCGGTTACCTGGTCCCCGAGAACAGGGAAGGTAAGATCTGGGATTTCATGGAACCTCAGCCAATTGAGGACCTCGATGTGGATTTCACCGGTTTTATCACCGACCTGGAGAGCGAATTTGTCAGGGAGCGGGGCAGATTCTATACGGTGCGTCGCGGCGAGGACCAATGCGTGATCGTCTGCGTGGTCTTTCCCGGCAGAGATAAGCATGTGGGGGAGAGAATTGCCGAGATGGGAGACCTCTGCCATTCGGCGGGTATGCAGGTGCTCGACACGGTTGTGCAGAGGCCGAAGGAGCTAAACCCGAAATATCTGATCGGCAAGGGCAAGATCGAAGAAATTGTGATGAAGTGCCAGCAGATCGGCGCCGACCTTCTTGTTTTCGACGAGGGGTTGACGCCCGGTCAGATAAACAGCATCTCTCTGATGACGGAGCTCAAGGTTATTGATCGGAACCAGCTCATTCTCGACATCTTTGCACGTAAGGCGAATACGCGGGAGGCCATGATCCAGGTTGAACTGGCACAGCTTCAATACATACTGCCCCGCCTTGCCGGAAAGAACACGGCCCTTTCGAGACTCACCGGCGGGATCGGTGGACGTGGCCCCGGTGAGACCAAACTCGAGGTGGATAAACGACGCATCCGCGATAAGATCTCCTTTCTCGAAAATAAACTCATTGAAATAAGAAAGGTACGAGAGAAGAAGAGGGAGCGAAGGCGTTATTCCCATCTTCCCATCGTTTCCATCGTGGGTTATACCAATTCCGGCAAATCCACGCTTATGAACCTTCTCACGAAAAGCACGGTGGAAGCGGAGGACAAGCCTTTCAGCACGCTCAATCCAACTACGAGGACCATCAAATACCCTGAGCGGAAACCGATCATCATGACCGACACGGTGGGATTCATCAATGAGCTTCCTGAGGTGCTCCTTAAGGCCTTTGTGGCGACCCTGGAGGAGCTTGAAGACGCGCATCTGCTCTTGCATTTGGTGGATATCAGCGCACCCGATTTTGAGGAGAGGATTCTTGCTGTGGAGGATATCCTGAAGAGACTCAATCTGGGCCACAAGAAAAGGCTCATCGTCCTAAACAAGATCGACAGGGCCGACAGGGCGATCATCGGAAACATTGAAAAACGATACGATGCGGTCTTAATATCATGTATCAGGAAAGAGGGCATTGAAAGGCTCATGAACAGAATCGAATCCATGCTGGCCACACAAAATCATGCGGATGTGGGCGCGTTAGAGCCATCGTTCGGATAG